From a single Rosa rugosa chromosome 7, drRosRugo1.1, whole genome shotgun sequence genomic region:
- the LOC133722684 gene encoding uncharacterized protein LOC133722684 — protein MESSSSRGRETSDNLKPIVLALKAPKRTYSDDTTKGQKRQKQQEHEKEETGKRKCEATTQDQHDEEQKIKRNKNTDEQEEAVDTAQECEIKKRKRDQEETIALSLEEEERLAVLLEKKKKRKREDEETLAPLLEKKKMQKEQEAAALLILKNEKKRRGA, from the coding sequence ATGGAGAGTTCTAGTTCAAGAGGACGAGAAACATCAGACAATCTGAAACCAATTGTGTTGGCTCTCAAAGCTCCGAAGAGGACCTACAGCGACGATACCACGAAGGGCCAGAAAAGACAGAAACAACAAGAACATGAAAAGGAGGAGACAGGAAAGAGAAAATGTGAAGCGACAACACAAGACCAGCATGATGAAGAGCAGAAGATAAAGAGAAATAAGAATACTGATGAGCAAGAAGAAGCTGTAGATACTGCCCAAGAATGTGagataaagaaaagaaagagagatcaAGAAGAAACCATAGCACTCTCACTAGAAGAGGAGGAAAGACTAGCAGTGTTacttgaaaagaagaagaaaaggaagagagaaGACGAAGAAACCTTAGCACCCTTACTCGAAAAGAAGAAGATGCAGAAAGAACAAGAAGCAGCAGCACTATTAATATTGAAAAACGAAAAGAAGAGGAG
- the LOC133723615 gene encoding signal peptidase complex subunit 3B — protein sequence MHSFGYRANALLTFAVTILALMCAMASMSDNFNTPSPTSQVQVLNINWFQKQPNGNDEVSMTLNISADLQSLFTWNTKQVFVFLAAEYETPKNALNQVSLWDGIIPSQEHAKFWIHTSNKYRFVDQGSNLRGKEFNLTLHWHVMPKTGKMFADKMVMSGYRLPQEYR from the exons atgcaTTCTTTTGGGTACAGAGCCAATGCTTTGCTCACCTTCGCGGTCACAATTCTCGCCCTCATGTGCGCCATGGCCTCCATGTCTGACAATTTCAACACCCCATCTCCCACTTCTCAAGTccag gtGCTGAATATCAATTGGTTTCAGAAGCAACCAAATGGGAACGACGAG GTCAGCATGACACTGAATATATCAGCAGACTTGCAGTCATTGTTTACATGGAACACAAAGCAG gtttttgtttttctagcTGCTGAGTATGAAACCCCGAAGAACGCATTGAATCAG GTCTCTCTTTGGGATGGTATCATACCTTCCCAAGAGCATGCCAAGTTTTGGATTCATACTTCAAACAAATACCGCTTTGTTGATCAG GGAAGCAATCTCCGAGGTAAAGAATTCAACTTGACATTGCACTGGCATGTCATGCCCAAGACGGGAAAAATGTTTGCTGACAAGATGGTCATGTCTGGATATCGCTTGCCACAAGAATATAGATGA